The Aspergillus fumigatus Af293 chromosome 3, whole genome shotgun sequence region ACTTGACGAtacaatttttttttcccgcttcctccttggacatGATCAGACTTTTTTAGACGGCTTATTAGATTCCCTCGAGCATCACCTTGTTTAGTCACAGCGCCTCGATAGAGTCCTGCAGCAGCTTGTCGTGCTGGTTCTCACCTTGATACCTTTCTTTTTGGGCTTTTTATTTCAGAAGCGAAGGGAAATGGTTATATCAACCTGATGCGTTTAGACCAAAACGTACTGGAATGGGATTCATGAACAGATCAAATGGCCTGGTTTGGCTgcgctgttgctgctgctgctattattttttttttaattgAGCTATATGGCTTCTCAAATACCACGATTTATCCTAATGACAATCTACAAGGCTTCATAAGAATGTCCCTGGTGTGCTATAACTGATCCAATTAGGGCTCCTTCGCAACGCATGTGTCACGTGATGCATTATCGTCCAAGCTTACGTTTCCAAGTTCAGATATACCAGTAGAGAAAAGACATGATGTTCTGACGACTCTGGATTTTGTTGGCAAACACAGAACATGTCAGCCATTCCGGAAACGACCGGCTAAACCCGCTGATTTCACCTTCGGCTTGTACTGTCTGCAGAGCATCCAAGCATCCCCGAGGGTAAGCCAGTAAAGCGGGCGTGCCATCAAATCCACACCTCACACACACTCTCTCTTACACCTGCGTTCCTCTCATCCGATCTCAAATTGCAGTCTGCATTGAATTTAGTTTCCTTTTTGATCGCAACTGATTCGCCGACTGCAGAAGGCAAGATGTCATTTAAACTGCACATCGTCAGGGAGAGCCACTCAGCGAGCTTGACGCCGGCCTTGAAGGACGGTCCGGCGCCTACTGCAACCACTTCAAATGCTCGTGTATATCGGCATGCATTTAACTGGAGTATTCTTAGAAATGGAAGATCTGAAACCAGGACACTCTGATTTTGCTTGCTGAGGCTCTCTGGTCTTGTCTGCGTTCCACAGACAGTCGTTTCCGTTGCAATTGCTGCCTCTCGGCGCTTCGATTTCTGAACAGTCGTGCGTCTCAACGAGCTACGCACCCCGAAGGTATCACCAGGTGTATCTGGCTATACATCTGCTTGCCGCCGAATGATGAGTACCCAGGCGTTACGCTCGTCCCTCTGCGACAAATTCCCATCAATTTGGCTACAATTATCCAGAAATAGCACGAAACACAAGTGTTGCCGATTTTAGATCTTGTCCCATGAGGCCTTCGAGCCATACCCTGAAGGGAAGGCCTGAGGATCTTATCCAGATCCTGAAGAAACTGAGCAGATGCAAAAATTAGTAACATTTTGACGCGCGACTGCTACATGAAACACTTATGCTTGCCTTGTGCCCATGGACTCGTCTGTTTCGCGCAACTTCCTCGAGATAATCGGCAGATCATGCCTCGAGACCCTCGCTTCTAGAGATCTCTCAACACCCAGAATGGCTAGTTCACTGGCGTCAAGCTGGAGCCTCCTCCATGTTTCAGGTTATTCTATTCTGGATCTGTCTATCGTATGCTTTTTTTGGCCCTGGGTCGGATGGCTTCTCTACGAAGAGCATTTAATATCCAAACATTCTCCATCCTGATGCCTCCACAACTCATCATTTTCGCTCTTATAGAACATGACTCAGCTGTGCTAGCGTTTCAATTGGAACATCTCAACACCCTCGCTTCTGTCCTTCTTTACCACTTCGTTGGTGGACATTACTCCTTGACGGCTCGCAGGAAGCTGGCTCTTCCAGATAGCTACTCGCTGATCATTCGTTGTGAAAGAAAGAATTGTGATTGAGCTCTTCTGTGACTCAGATATCGACGCCATGTCCCTAGACCTTTCTTATTATCAACCAACGACACCGCCGCGAAGGCAATTGATGGAGCTCGGTGGAGCCACCCACAGCCGCAATGCGTCTGATTCATCCATCTACTCCAATGATTCCTCACCGTGGTCGGCCATGACCGCTGGAACCAGCCCGAGAGAAGCCTCTCCTCCCAGATACCAGCACGGCCCTGCTCTGCTGCCGAAAATCAGGTCGCAGGATGTGGTGATCGAGCCTGCACCGGCCCCTGGACCACAGCGCCATCGTCGAGTCCTGTCCAATACTCGGAACCCTCCAGGCTTCCTACCCTATCCTCCCAGGCGTCCAGACCTTCAGCGGAACGTCTTAGAAATGGCGGATTGTCTTCCTCTGGTGTCACCAGCTACAACCTCGCCCATGTATGGTTCTCACAACGGCTCCGCACTGTCGTCGCCTGTGAGCATCACGCCGTCGCATAAACGCAAAGTTTCGGACGGGCATTCTCGATCAGGTTCTGTTTCCAGCATTGACGAAGCGACTCTGAGTCGATACGGCTATCCGACCTATCGGCATCTTCCAAAGTACACCACGCAAGCGCACCCTTCGCCATCTGCTCCAGCCACCCCTGTGACACCAAACATTGTGGTCCATCGGCCGTACTCTCAGACCTCACCCAATGACGGCACTCCGTCCCCGATCCAGTGTCAGACTCAGATGCCACTTGTCCTTCCACCCTCCCCATTCGGGGGGTACGCTCGAGTTTCGAGTGCGCAGCCTTCGCCTGTTGGCCTTGCGCCTCATGCAGCGGTGATGGTGCCACAGTCGACTACCTTGCTGTCCTACCTGACTTCCCCCACGCAAGCGATCAATCTTGTCCGTAATGTCAGTGTGATTCCCACACGAGGAATGCACGACTATTTCTGGTGGGACATTAGAAACCTGCGTAGCTGGACATCGTTCACGCTTCAGACGTTTAACTCGATCAATGGCCTCACCAAACTTCTGAGAACTGCAATCTCCTCCGACTTGACTCCGCCCGTCGCGGTAGCCCCGTCTCGCCTGTCTCCGGACTCAGAGGCTGAGTTGGTTAATCTTATACGAGACATCTATGGGCCGCGTGTCAATGCCGCGCTCGCTGTATCCCAAGGACCAGAGCACCTGAAACTCTACCTGGCGCCTCACCTACGGGCTTCAAACAGCAAAAACACAGGTGGACCACACTTCCTTGCCAACTATGCATCTGATACCGAGCAGACCAGTTCGGGTATGCCGCGGGGACGGCTCGTCGGTATCGTAAAAAGCTTTGACCGCTGGAACACGGGCATGCGCAACGAAGCGCCTCACCGGCGGGTGGAGTACCTCAACGGTCTAGCCCATCTACAACGATGCATGCGAGAGCACTCCTGCCGATAcggcttcatcatcaccgagatTGAACTCGTTTGTGTGCGGGCCGGCTGCGACGAAGGGGACGATGTGCCGTATTTTGGATTCCTGGAGGTATCGGCGCCAATCCCGACTAACATCGCCGTGAACCCGGAAGAACGGGGCCTGCAGCCAACTTCTTTTGCCCAGGCCCAGTCACCCGAGGCTTCCCACGACTGCCGATTAGCTGCAGAAGAATGCGACCCCACATGTACTTTCGCCGACGGTCTCAACGTCCCGATGACTGCGAGCCTAGCATTGTACTTTCTGCTGATGCTGTCTAAATCGGTGCCCTTACCGTCTCAGCCCTCTGCTCACCTCAACGTGGGCGGACCTGGAGCGCTGACCCGGCAGCGGATTCTTCCAGAGGGGAAAGATAAATGGATTCCAGAACCGCAGATTGGAGAGCGACGAGACGCGAAGCGAGTTCGAGGATGGGTGTGGCCTCAAGACGCCTGGCATCGTCGCGAGGGCGGAGGGGTGCCGCGGGGGAATCGAAGCAGAAAAAATGGACCAAGTAATGTCTGATTCGACATATTGTATCTAAGCATTATTGTCATAGTAATCTAATTTCTATATGATACTTTTGAGCAGACTGAGCCCACGGGTTGGCGCACAGTAGCCCGAATCCGGTCAACACTGCCCCATCGACAACAAACCCCAAGCAAAGGTATCATTCCAACGAGATTATCAAGTTCAGTTCACGAGCCCATTGTACGACAGCTATGCTCGTAAACGAGTCTGTGTGTCCACAGTCTCGATCGATCATGCCTGGATCCGCTGAGCACTCTCGCTTATCTCCCCCAGGGTCCCCAGCAGCGCTGCCCATCATCAAACTCCAGCAAGAGCAGACAAGGACCTTGGGATCCAAGTACCTCCTGGGCGGTGCAGCAACCATTGCTATATATCATCAAGTACTGCAAATAGCAGCCAGCACCATGGCACTTCCCTTGCATTGCTTATCTTGTCACAAGCAGCATCGCCTCACCAACATTCATCTACTTATACACTAACACAAACCAACCTAACACAATGAGCAAGACGcagccttcctcctcctcgtttCCGCTCCCCACCCTCCACGATGTGATTATCATCGGCGCCGGACCCTGCGGCCTCGCCGTCGCCGCGAGACTAAACGAACCAACCCCCTCCGCCATGTTCACCGACGAAGAACACCAACGGTACCACTGGATCAACAAGCATAGCGGACGGATGACACTCGTGCAGGCACACGGGAAGAAACTCAATGCCGTCAAGGCGGAGAAGTGGCAGAGCTACGACAAGCGGCAGCATCAGCGGCAGGGCCGGGGCAGAAGTCCTTCATCTACAGCCTCAGATAGCTCCGAGGGGACATGGCTCTCCTCTCCGCCGTCGTTGTCTTCGAGTCCGTCGTCGGTGGACGATAGGCAGGGAACGCAGATGCAGGCGATGGGTAGGAAGGGAGGGATCTCAATGCTGGTGCTGGATGGAACTGCTGGGGGGTGGATGGAGCGGTGGCACCGGGCGTTCAGGGCGCTTGAGATTGCGCAGCTGCGTAGTCCGATGTTCTTCCATGTGGATCCTGCGGACAGGGATGGCATGCTGGCGTATACGCAGGAGACGGGGCGGGAGAAGGATCTGTGGGAGATTCCGGGGTGTGTGGGGAAGGAGGTGAGCAAGcataagaagaagaagaggctgcgGGGGAAGCCTGTGTAAGTGGTTTTCACTAGCTGCCGTCTAGGGAAAAGAGTCGCTAAGAGCGTTGCAGGGCGATTGGCGAGGTGGAGATCGATGAACGAGACCGGAAGGATTACTTCTCACCGTCGACGGGGCTGTTTGCGGACTACTGTGCCAGTATCATTGAGCGGTATGGGCTGGATGCACCTGGTCTGGTTCTCCAGAATGAGGTCGATGATATTTGTTATGGCTTTCATGAGCATATCTCGCCTGCCGAGAAGATCTTTACAGTGACAGCCAACGACGGGAGGCAGTTTTACAGTCGAGCTGCGGTGCTGGCTATCGGGCCGGGTAAAACGAAAATCTTCCCGTTTGAAATGTctgccgaggagaagatgggtgCTTGTCATAGCAGCGAGATCCAGACGTTTCCTAGTCCTAACGTGAAAAGCAAAATACAGCAGAGACAGGAGACGAAtgttgtcgtcgtcggtggAGGGTTGTCGTCTGCACAAATTGTCGACATGGCTGTTCGAAAGGGAGTGACCAAGGTGTGGTTTCTCATGCGGTCAGATCTCAAGGGTAAGTCGGATACATCTAAGTCAAAATACTCTAGAGCGCCTGCTAACGAGAGGGAGTGAAACACTTCGACATCAGTCTTCCTTGGATGGGCAAGTTCCGGAACTTTGAGAAAGCAGCATTCTGGGGCGCAGACACCGACGAAGGTCTGTCTGTCTCTTATTTTGCACCTGACGCAGTAACACTGACATCAAGTAGAACGTCTCGAGATGATCAAAATCGCCCGTAACGGCGGCAGCATAACGCCCCGCTACCAGAAAATCGTCAAGCACCACGCAGCCCGCAACCGAGTATCTATCCACACGCGCACCGTCATCCGCAGCAAGGAGTTCTGCCCCTCGTCGCAGACATGGCGTCTCACCACAGACCCTCCCATTCCGGACCTCCCCCCAATCGACTACATCTACTGCGCAACAGGCATGAAGTGCGACGTCCGGGAGCTGCCGCTCTTAAATCAAATGCACCGCGACTACCCTATTGAGACTAAGCAAGGGCTCCCGTGCATCACAGACGATCTCATGTGGCGGACTGATGTGCCTCTGTTCGTGACAGGAAGGCTGGCTTCGCTGCGTATCGGCCCTGGGGCGCCGAACCTTGAAGGAGCACGACTGGGGGCCGAGAGGATTGCGTGGGCCATGGAGGAAGTGCTAGGCAGGAAAGAggcggaggacgatgaggtGGGACGGTCCAGGGAGTGTTTTTGTGGGCTGGGGAACCGCTATGCTGAGTTGTTGAACGAGGGAGAATTCGATTGGGAGGAATAGACTAGCGGTCGTTGCAGCTCTGAGAACAGAGTGTGTTCCATCGTATCATCCAAACAGCGATCAGTGACTGATGCATTTACCCTGCTGACGGTAAAACTACGTGGACTGTGGACAGGCCTAGTGATTGTGGCTATGGAGAGATGGGACCAAGGCACTCGGTGTCTCGGTCTTTGTAGGAACAGGCTGCAAATAAGCTACACGGCGAGCAAGCACGTCAGATCCCCAATTAGCCTCTGCAGTTGCCTAAGCTGGTGTGCATGATGGATGTTTTGTATGCCTAGACTTGGTAGTAAGCGCTCTCCGATCATGGCGCTGAAGGAGTATTGAACCCCATACAAAAATTACATAATCAACATTGTCCTACCACAGCGCCTCTTTGTAATTTATGACAATACAATACAGCCGCATAATACCGTAAATGATGCTGCCTACAACCATGAGAACTTCTGCTTCGCTTCCTTTCGCGTCGTTATTCCTCCAACTGATTTTCtcctatactccgtacatagtTGCCATTACCCTTGTCAACCATCCAACAAGCTTAAAACTACATTCTGAGCCTCACCTAGTCTCAATGAGGCTCATCGCTCGTGGTGACTACCGTGGAAAGAATACGACCAGGGCCACTCGCCACAACCGCCACAACTGCGCCACAACCTTTCCCCTGGTCCCATTGTTGCAAGCTCCAGCTGTGATCGCGAAGTTTCGCCTCCACGCGGGTTCCTGACTCTCATTAATGGAGTCTCGACGGTTCAAAGAGATCCGAAAGTCCTGAGATGTGGCGCAGCACCCCAGATGTGGCTGCGTCCTCAGCAGAGCATCCTGTGGCTTGCCTGTCAAGCAtttgacgatgacgatggaatTGACAGTCACATGGTTTCTGAGGAAACCCCGGTTGACCTTCCTCTCAGTCAACAAAGCTCTGACGGGTGACTGGGCGGAGCAGGATGCCGTTCTGGGTGCTGATTATCACATCCACATACGCATACCCAGATGCCTCTTCCGTACGCGTGGATCGAATAGAAAAGTTTATTGTGACTTGCCTATCGGCCAAGAGAGGCGCAGCACCGTCGGCTCCCGAGTCTATGCAGGCGGCAAAGCTCACTGGCTATTCCAATAATCGCGCACTGCTCAGTCTGATACACGCAGTGGGTGAAGTGCAATTCCGCCTCGGTGTGAATTTTGGTTCATACTGATATGAGCGCCTTCAGGGACCAGTCATATGCGAGGTCGCGCTCTTGTCCTTGTTCCCCTCGCGCTTGGCCTCCGTTTGGGAATTGTTTTGCAGGCGCCGTTGACGGTCTATTCTCCTGCAATTGCTGCGGAGTATGGGTGGGTTGAGGAAGCCCCTGGCGTCTATACGGGTTGACCTACTCGTCCGTTTTGTCTGGACCTTGGATGGAATGGAGCGTTCCCGGGTTTGGAGCTGATGATTTCATCTTTCTCGGAGGTAAAGACCCAGATAGTCACCCTCTTAATAAATAATGTTGTCTTGGAATGCTCCGCACCGCAGGACAAGGAGGGCTGTGCTAAAGCCAAGCTCTTGGGCAAAATGTGTACGACAGCGCCGATACCTGGTCAAGTGAGGAGACAAAAGTCCTTTGGAGCCTTTGCATTAGTTTATCTAGAATGTATTATTTGTGCTGTTTTATTCTTTTTGGCCTGCCCCAATCAGAAAATGGCGTCGAATGATTTTCTTGGTTTTTCTAGATAAATGATATGATACCTTCATCTTACCAAAGGCGGACTCAGCCACTGTCAAAGATCGATAAAATCCCATCCGAACCGCTTACCTCTGCTTCTGCCCGTTCTCTTACTATATTGACAGGTGATAATTGTCTTTTTCAAATCATTTTACTAATATAGCAAGCGTGTCGGTCTAATCATGCTGACACCAAACGGAAGCCGTGCATACGGCCTCCTAAGCCCTCAGGCTAATACTCAGGATAGAGAGGTATGTGATCTGCTTCATCAATAGGTATGACAGAGATATATTAACCATGAGTAAACGACAGAGTCTTTCTTCCCAGCCATCAGAACAGCAAGCTTTATCGCTGGACATTCCATCAACCGTAGATTCAAATCGGTTGACGGTCCAGAATGATCACCCTCGGACGCCAAATTCGATAGACGGGGACACACTACGTTCCCGATCAGAATCATTCGCTTCAAACGCAGACACCATCGCACGGTCCCGGGCAAACTCGGAGTTCACCATATCAAAAGAAGCCTACGATGATGTACCTCTATCCGAGGCGCTGACTCCGGATCCGCGCAATGAGCAGGATTTCCGGGTCGAGAACAACAAGTTCGCCTTCTCCCCGGGCCAACTCAACAAGATGCTCAATCCCAAGTCGCTCGCTGCGTTCCAGGCGCTCGGGGGACTGCGCGGGCTAGAAAAAGGCCTGCGGACCGACCTGACGTCTGGGTTATCCGAGGACGAAGCTCTCCTAGACGGTACGGTCGATTTTCAAGAAGCCACTCAGAACGACCAGAAACTCTCAAAACAAATTTCACACAACGCACCGgtggcaccagcaccagcaccagaaTTGGGCGGCGGGTCAAGATTCCAGGATCGTATTCGTGTTTTCAGCCAGAATAAGCTGCCTGCGCGGAAGTCGACTGGTTTCCTGAAGCTGCTGTGGTTCGCGTACAACGACAAGATTATCATTCTGCTAACCATAGCCGCTATCGTCTCGTTGTCCCTGGGTATCTACGAAACAGTCGATGAGGGGCATGGAGTGGACTGGATCGAAGGTGTCGCCATCTGCGTGGCTATTCTGATTGTAACTGTCGTGACTGCTGTGAATGACTTGCAAAAGGAGAGACAGTTTGCCAAGTTGAATAAGAGGGTAGGTGGAATGGTCTCCGCGCTTTTATCTATTTGTTCTAACCATGTCATAGAATAGCGATCGGGAAGTCAAGGCTGTTCGCTCAGGCAAAGTAGCTATGATTTCCGTCTTCGATATCACGGTCGGTGATGTGCTCCACTTGGAACCCGGCGACTCTGTTCCTGCAGACGGTATTCTCATCTCTGGTCACGGAATAAAATGTGACGAGTCCTCCGCCACTGGGGAATCGGACgcgatgaagaagaccaatGGACACGAGGTTTGGCAGCGCATTGTCAACGGGACCGCCACGAAGAAACTAGACCCGTTCATGATCTCAGGCAGTAAAGTCCTTGAAGGGGTAGGAACTTACCTCGTGACCAGTGTTGGACCCTACTCGTCCTATGGCCGTATCTTGCTCTCTCTGCAAGAGTCCAACGATCCCACTCCTCTTCAGGTGAAGCTGGGAAGACTTGCCAACTGGATCGGATGGCTTGGCTCTAGGTAGGACAACCAGCTCAATATCCAGGACTCATGCTAACCTTACTAGCGCTGCGATCATTTTGTTCTTCGCCTTGTTCTTCAGATTCGTTGCGCAACTGCCGAATAATCCTGCCAGTCCCGCAGTCAAAGGCAAGGAATTTGTCGATATTCTTATCGTTGCGGTCACGGTCATCGTTGTGGCGATTCCCGGTAAGACGCTCAAGAGCCCTTCAGTATGAATCAGCGTTTGACTAATTCTCCTCAGAGGGCCTTCCCCTGGCCGTAACACTAGCTCTTGCATTTGCCACGACGCGAATGGTCAAGGAAAACAATCTCGTCCGTGTCCTTCGTGCCTGCGAGACGATGGGCAATGCCACTGTTGTCTGCTCCGACAAGACCGGTACTCTGACGCAAAACAAAATGACTGTCGTCGCTGGGACCTTTGGAGCCCAAGAGAGCTTCGGTCAGGACAGAAAGGAGGATGCTGAACCGCCAAGCGACTCCACCACCGTGGCCGAGATCTTCAAGCAATGCTCAACTGCAGTACGCGATTTGATCATCAAGAGCATTGCGTTGAATTCGACCGCGttcgaggaagagaaggaagggtCCAGAGAGTTTGTCGGAAGCAAAACCGAGGTGGCAATGCTGCAAATGGCGAGAGACTATCTCGGTATGGATGTAACTACCGAACGGGGCTCTGCGGAAATTGTCCAGCTGATCCCCTTCGACTCCGCCCGCAAGTGTATGGGTGTGGTTAACCGTGAGCCCACGGCAGGCTATCGTCTCTTGGTCAAAGGGGCAGCCGAGATCATGGTTGGCGCATGCTCCTCGAAGGTCTCCGATCTTAGTGCATCTTCGGATGGTGTTATGGTCGACTTGTTCACCGAAACAGACCGCCAGAAGATGCTTGATACAATTGAGTCTTATGCTATGAAGTCCCTGCGCACCATCGGTCTCGTGTACCGGGACTTCCCGAGCTGGCCTCCAAAGGATGCACACCGCGTGGAAGACGACCCATCTGCTGCCAAGTTCGAAGATGTCTTCCGTGATATGACTTGGCTTGGTGTTGTGGGTATCCAGGATCCACTGAGACCCGAGGTGCCAGTTGCAATTCAAAAGTGCCGTATTGCTGGTGTGCAGGTGAAGATGGTCACTGGTGACAATCTCGCAACGGCCACCGCTATCGCCCAATCCTGCGGAATCAAGACAGAGGATGGCATTGTCATGGAGGGGCCCAAGTTCCGTCAGCTGTCAGACCAGGAGATGGACGAGGTAATTCCCCGCCTGCAAGTCCTCGCCCGTTCCTCGCCCGAAGACAAACGGATCTTGGTGGCACGGCTCAAGAAGTTGGGCGAAACCGTCGCTGTCACCGGCGACGGCACCAACGACGGACCCGCCTTGAAGACGGCTGATGTCGGTTTTTCAATGGGCATTGCAGGCACGGAGGTTGCCAAGGAGGCCAGCTCTATTATCCTCCTCGATGACAACTTCAAGTCTATTGTTACGGCAATCGCCTGGGGCAGAGCTGTCAACGATGCTGTGTCAAAGTTTCTCCAATTCCAGATCACAGTCAACATTACTGCTGTCATCTTGACCTTTGTCTCGTCGCTCTACAGAAGTGACAATACGAGTGTCCTGAGTGCGGTTCAGCTGCTCTGGGTTAATCTGATCATGGACACGTTTGCTGCCCTCGCACTTGCAACTGACCCCCCGACAGAACAGATTCTCCACCGCAAGCCCGTCCCCAAGAGTGCATCGCTTTTCACTGTGACTATGTGGAAGATGATTATTGGACAGGCCATTTACCAGCTTGCCGTCACCTTTATGCTCTACTTCGCTGGCGACAA contains the following coding sequences:
- a CDS encoding FAD binding domain protein gives rise to the protein MSKTQPSSSSFPLPTLHDVIIIGAGPCGLAVAARLNEPTPSAMFTDEEHQRYHWINKHSGRMTLVQAHGKKLNAVKAEKWQSYDKRQHQRQGRGRSPSSTASDSSEGTWLSSPPSLSSSPSSVDDRQGTQMQAMGRKGGISMLVLDGTAGGWMERWHRAFRALEIAQLRSPMFFHVDPADRDGMLAYTQETGREKDLWEIPGCVGKEVSKHKKKKRLRGKPVAIGEVEIDERDRKDYFSPSTGLFADYCASIIERYGLDAPGLVLQNEVDDICYGFHEHISPAEKIFTVTANDGRQFYSRAAVLAIGPGKTKIFPFEMSAEEKMGACHSSEIQTFPSPNVKSKIQQRQETNVVVVGGGLSSAQIVDMAVRKGVTKVWFLMRSDLKERLEMIKIARNGGSITPRYQKIVKHHAARNRVSIHTRTVIRSKEFCPSSQTWRLTTDPPIPDLPPIDYIYCATGMKCDVRELPLLNQMHRDYPIETKQGLPCITDDLMWRTDVPLFVTGRLASLRIGPGAPNLEGARLGAERIAWAMEEVLGRKEAEDDEVGRSRECFCGLGNRYAELLNEGEFDWEE
- the pmcB gene encoding putative calcium-translocating P-type ATPase(PMCA-type); the protein is MLTPNGSRAYGLLSPQANTQDRESLSSQPSEQQALSLDIPSTVDSNRLTVQNDHPRTPNSIDGDTLRSRSESFASNADTIARSRANSEFTISKEAYDDVPLSEALTPDPRNEQDFRVENNKFAFSPGQLNKMLNPKSLAAFQALGGLRGLEKGLRTDLTSGLSEDEALLDGTVDFQEATQNDQKLSKQISHNAPVAPAPAPELGGGSRFQDRIRVFSQNKLPARKSTGFLKLLWFAYNDKIIILLTIAAIVSLSLGIYETVDEGHGVDWIEGVAICVAILIVTVVTAVNDLQKERQFAKLNKRNSDREVKAVRSGKVAMISVFDITVGDVLHLEPGDSVPADGILISGHGIKCDESSATGESDAMKKTNGHEVWQRIVNGTATKKLDPFMISGSKVLEGVGTYLVTSVGPYSSYGRILLSLQESNDPTPLQVKLGRLANWIGWLGSSAAIILFFALFFRFVAQLPNNPASPAVKGKEFVDILIVAVTVIVVAIPEGLPLAVTLALAFATTRMVKENNLVRVLRACETMGNATVVCSDKTGTLTQNKMTVVAGTFGAQESFGQDRKEDAEPPSDSTTVAEIFKQCSTAVRDLIIKSIALNSTAFEEEKEGSREFVGSKTEVAMLQMARDYLGMDVTTERGSAEIVQLIPFDSARKCMGVVNREPTAGYRLLVKGAAEIMVGACSSKVSDLSASSDGVMVDLFTETDRQKMLDTIESYAMKSLRTIGLVYRDFPSWPPKDAHRVEDDPSAAKFEDVFRDMTWLGVVGIQDPLRPEVPVAIQKCRIAGVQVKMVTGDNLATATAIAQSCGIKTEDGIVMEGPKFRQLSDQEMDEVIPRLQVLARSSPEDKRILVARLKKLGETVAVTGDGTNDGPALKTADVGFSMGIAGTEVAKEASSIILLDDNFKSIVTAIAWGRAVNDAVSKFLQFQITVNITAVILTFVSSLYRSDNTSVLSAVQLLWVNLIMDTFAALALATDPPTEQILHRKPVPKSASLFTVTMWKMIIGQAIYQLAVTFMLYFAGDKLLGSRLGTDKRQLKLDTIVFNTFVWMQIFNEFNNRRLDNKLNIFEGMFRNYWFLGINCIMVGGQVMIIYVGGAAFNVTRLDAVQWGICIVCAIACLPWAVILRLTPDRPVEIIINFVVLVVGTTLRPIGKAFSAISRIVSSMMWPVKRVSRRVLRRNAEDDSTTEKEEVPMTDVEKQHTPKAPATPVVVPPITITSS